The Candidatus Denitrolinea symbiosum DNA window GTCAATGGGTATTGCACTGTCACATCCTGCACCACACAACCAACGACAACGTCGAGCCGGGCGGCTTGATGTTGATGATCAATGTCGTTGAATAATTTATTTGCCAAAGGAGATAGTACAGAATGCGTTACAAGTTGATCTTTACCAGTATGCTCGTTATGATGTCCGTCCTGTTGGCGGCTTGTGGGAGCGCAGCGACACCCGCTGCCACGACTCCGGCAAAGCTAGTCAACATCGAAGTCGAAACCAATCCCAACCCCGCCATGATGGGCGACATGGAAGTGATTTTCACGATCACTGACGCAAGCGGCAATCCCATTGAAGGCGCGACGGTGGACGTCTCTGTTGACCATACCGATATGACCGGGATGGGGATGAGCGGCGTCGCCACCGAACAGGGGAGCGGCAGGTATGCCATCAATGCCAACTTCAGCATGAGCGGCAACTGGAAATTGACTGTTTACCTCCGCAAGGATGGATTGGATTACAAGGAAGATATCGAGTTCCCGGTCCAGTAACGCCCATGTCTTTGGAAGTCTTAAGAAGACTTCCGAAGACCCTCTTTCCCGAAGGATCAAATGAGCTCCAGCATTGCAAAGACTCAGACAACGAAGTTGATTTCGTTCAGCCAGTGGATTACACGTCATTGGTTCGAGGCTTTTTTGGTCGTCTACGGCTTGTGGGTATTCACTCCCTTTCTCGCGCCCGTGTTCATGCAGCTCGGCTGGACCGGCGCTGGGAAAGCCATATACTTCATCTATTCGTTTTTCTGTCATCAATTACCGGAACGTTCGTACTTTCTGTTCGGTGAAACGGTGATGTATTCCCTGAAAGAAATTCAAGCCGCCTGGCAGGATACCATCAATCCGTTGATCCTTCGCCAGTTCATAGGAAATGAGACCATGGGCTGGAGGATCGCCTGGTCTGATCGCATGATCTCGTTTTACACCAGTATTTGGTTGATTGCTGTTGCGTGGTATCCATTCCGCAGAAAAATCAAGCCAGTATCGTGGTGGGGATTCGTCCTGCTTCTACTGCCTCTCGTGATAGATGGCGGCACGCACGCCACCAGTGACCTTGCAGGAATCGGGCTGGGATTTCGGGATACCAATCAATGGCTCGCCCTGCTGACAAACAACGCATTCCCCGCGACGTTCTACGCGGGTGATGCGCTTGGCTCGTTCAATTCGTGGATGCGCCTCATCACCGGACTTCTGGCTGGTCTCGGCATCGTCTGGCTTGCTTTCCCGTACATTTTCCAGACTCAGGCCTTGAATCAGGAATTGGAAAAGTTCAATTATGAAAAAGTCCTTGAACAAATCAAAGACAAAAATTCGCGTTCTGTTGGCTGACGACCATCACATCGTTCGCGCGGGGATCCGCCAACTGCTCGAAAGCGCGGGCGACCTTCAGGTCATTGCCGAGGCGGCGGACGGGGAGGAGGCGCAGACACTCATCCAGAAACACACGCCCGATGTTGCTGTGTTGGACATCCAAATGCCCAAAGCCAGCGGCATCGAGGTCACGCGCTGGGTGCGCGCTCATTTACCCGAAGTGGGTGTATTGATCCTCACCGCATATAATGACGATCCCTACGTAATGGCTGTCCTGCAGGCGGGCGCAAACGGATTTGTACTCAAAACCACCCAAGCCGACGAACTCGTTCAATCGGTACGTGATGTGAACGAGGGCAAGTCCGCGCTCGATCCTGTGGTCACGCGCAAATTGATGTCGAATCTGTTCAAGCGCCCTGAAACGGTGGCTCCCGAGCCGCTCACGGATCGTGAACTGGACGTACTGCGTCTGGCCGCCAAAGGATACACCAACAAATCCATCGGCGTTCAATTGGGCATCAGCGACCGCACCGTCCAGGGACACCTAGCGCACATCTTTGACAAGATGCATGCCTCCAGCCGCACCGAGGCGGTGATGC harbors:
- a CDS encoding DNA-binding response regulator, NarL/FixJ family → MADDHHIVRAGIRQLLESAGDLQVIAEAADGEEAQTLIQKHTPDVAVLDIQMPKASGIEVTRWVRAHLPEVGVLILTAYNDDPYVMAVLQAGANGFVLKTTQADELVQSVRDVNEGKSALDPVVTRKLMSNLFKRPETVAPEPLTDRELDVLRLAAKGYTNKSIGVQLGISDRTVQGHLAHIFDKMHASSRTEAVMRAVSLGWISQDAAQISDE
- a CDS encoding FixH family protein is translated as MRYKLIFTSMLVMMSVLLAACGSAATPAATTPAKLVNIEVETNPNPAMMGDMEVIFTITDASGNPIEGATVDVSVDHTDMTGMGMSGVATEQGSGRYAINANFSMSGNWKLTVYLRKDGLDYKEDIEFPVQ